Genomic DNA from Coregonus clupeaformis isolate EN_2021a chromosome 9, ASM2061545v1, whole genome shotgun sequence:
GCAGGCCACGGGGGTTAcgggagaagatcagggagtaaCCATCCTCACAGCTTCCATCCTCCTTCAGGGTACGGCAGGCGTAGGTGATGGCATAGTTGTCATAGTCGGTGTCAATCACCCAGTAGTTGTCACCTCCACTGGACAGGTAGCTGGCTAACCCCTGGTAGTTCATAAACATCTTGCCGGGGGTGGTGGGGTTAGGCACACTGTACTGGGCAGCCATGTCAGCACACACAACCCAGAACCTGtcatcacaacaacacacactcaTTAGAACACAACCCAGAACCTGtcatcacaacaacacacactcaTTAGAACACAACCCAGAACCTGtcatcacaacaacacacactcaTTAGAACACAACCCAGAACCTGtcatcacaacaacacacactcaTCAGCACACAACCCAGAACCtgtcaacacaacaacacacactcaTCAGCACACAACCCAGAACAAACTCAAACTCATATCAGCTCTCACAAATCAGAACCGGTGGTCAAATACAAACACAACATTATTGCGATCTATAACCTACACTGTAAACTGTTGTCTATATTTCCTGTCCACAAAATCTTGTGGTCTAACAGACAAATAGTTTATATTAATGTTCAGATATCAATCCACATTCTTCCGTACAATTAGACAATTAGTTTAGCCTCTATGCTTGATATGCTAGTTCTTCCAAGTTGATATAGATCTGCTCACCCGAAGAGAGTAACACGTCCCTTGGAGGAGGCGGTCATGGTGCCGTCATCATCGATGGTGTACTCAGCAGAGATGTTGTCCTGGAGGAACAGTCCCTCAGGGTCCTTCTTCTGAAGAGCATACCATTTCCCTGCATACTGCAACAGAGAGAACCAGAATAAAACCAGAAAGGTGAGAAACACTCTCACACACCGTAGACAGTGATGGAGATGAGGATGGAAATCCAGAGCACTAAATGTATATATGGAGATTCAAGACTTTATCAGTAGATCATTATAGTCATCTCTTATGCATTTACGTTACACATTCTCGTATAGCCATGTTTATCCGATCATGTTTAAAACTGACATTTTTCGCTTGTTTTTGTTTGTCTAGGGATGTGACCCATAATGTATGTACTGTAGCAAAGCTCACCCTCTTCGGTTCAAAGTCCTCCTTGACTGTGAAGCTGTCGACCACGCAGGAGGCAGACCAGGCGTGTTCCACGCAGGCCATCAGGACCATGAGGAGAGCCAGCTTTGATGATCCCATGCTgcacagcacagagagagagagacaatggggATTAACTGATACACACCAGATCAGGCGAGAGAGCCTCAAATCAAGTTAGTAAACATTCAATGCATTCCTAGAGACACTGTAGTAGTTGGAGTAAAATTATATCAAAAATAGCTGTTCTTATAAAATAAATTGAGGTACGATGGTCATTCTGTTACATATTCATAGGGTCTTGAGGTAGAAATGAGCTGTCTAATCCCATATTTTGCATGCACATCTATACAAAAGCACAACTCATTCTTAGCTAGGTAGTATCTTCCAAAAACAATTCTTACTGTATttaagaacaatatttacattttCAGTAAGATAATCAAGTTCTATTATAGCATAAAATATATCCACGGATCCTCTCTACCAAGTCGCTGGACCTTACCTGTCTTTGTAAAGATGAGCAGCAAGTAGAATTCAGTGATCTCTGTTTTGTGGTTGTCCGTTAGGTTATGGAGTCTCTTGTGTTTGGGGTCCTTTATATACACGAACACAGACAAGCTTACTGATTATTTTCACTTCTTGTAAGTAAATAAGGTGATTAAATCGCGGGTTAATCCGGTTGGTGAAATTCCGACTGTAATCTGGCTTCACCTCTGAACCCGCCCACGCCTCCCGTAAAAACAATTAGGGCTTTATGTAACTGCAAagaaacagacacacaaacacatacacacacacacacacacacacttacaatgGGAAAATGTATTGTCCAAACACAGAGGACCAGTAGGATTAGAGAAATCATACCCAGCACTAATAAGCATTAGTTGTTCTGTtccagcacatacagtggggaaaaaaagtatttagtcagccaccaattgtgcaagttctcccacttaaaaatatgagagaggcctgtaattttcatcataggtacacgtcaactatgacagagaaaatgagggaaaaaaatccagaaaatcacattgtaggattttttatgaatttatttgcaaattatggtggaaaataagtatttggtcaataacaaaagtttctcaatactttgttatataccctttgttggcaatgacacaggtcaaacgttttctgtaagtcttcacaaggttttcacacactgttgctggtattttggcccattcctccatgcagatctcctctagagcagtgatgttttggggctgtcgctgggcaatacggactttcaactcccgccaaagattttctatggggttgagatctggagactggctaggccactccaggaccttgaaatgcttcttacgaagccactccttcgttgcccgggcggtgtgtttgggatcattgtcatgctgaaagacccagccacgtttcatcttcaatgcccttgctgatggaaggaggttttcactaaaaatctcatgatacatggccccattcattctttcctttacacggatcagtcgtcctggtccctttgcagaaaaacagccccaaagcatgatgtttccacccccatgcttcacagtaggtatggtgttctttggatgcaactcagcattctttgtcctccaaacacgacgagttgagtttttagcaaaaatatatattttggtttcatctgacattctcccaatcctcttctggatcatccaaatgcactctagcaaacttcagacgggcctggacatgtactggcttaagcagggggacacgtctggtactgcaggatttgagtccctggcagcgtagtgtgttactgatggtaggctttgttactttggtcccagctctctgcaggtcattcactaggtcccccgtgtggttctgggatttttgctcaccgttcttgtgatcattttgaccccacagggtgagatcttgcgtggagccccagatcgagggaga
This window encodes:
- the rbp4l gene encoding retinol binding protein 4, like, translating into MGSSKLALLMVLMACVEHAWSASCVVDSFTVKEDFEPKRYAGKWYALQKKDPEGLFLQDNISAEYTIDDDGTMTASSKGRVTLFGFWVVCADMAAQYSVPNPTTPGKMFMNYQGLASYLSSGGDNYWVIDTDYDNYAITYACRTLKEDGSCEDGYSLIFSRNPRGLPPAIQRIVRGKQEEICMAGQFEPVLQSGAC